A window of Armatimonadia bacterium genomic DNA:
GGTACTTGCACAGCTCGGCGGCGGTGACGAAGCGCACGTTCTGAGTCTTGAGGAAGGCGATGATCTTCTCGAACTCGGCGAAGCGCTCGTCGTTCCAGTTCCCCGGATGCATCTGCAGGGCCAGATAGGGTCGGCTCGCGTTCCACTTGTAGCGCTCGATGAAGCCGGCGCTGTTGGGCACGAAGGTGGGCATCTCGAGATTCGCCCAGCGTTGGAAGACATGTGCAGTCGTCGCCTTCGCGGGACCATAGAAGACGCCCTGGATCTCCGGGTGCTGCGCGAGGACGCGAATCGTGGTGTCGTCGACTGCGTTGCCGGGAGCGCCGAAGACCTGGAACTTGATGCCCAGTTTCTCGCGAGCCAGGTTGCAGGCGCGGTCGAAGTGGTCCAGTTGCTCCTCGTAGGAGGTGCCGCTGAACTCACAGAGGGTGCGATCGCCGTCCTTGAAGTTGAGCCGGTGGTCGTAGCCGTGGTGCCAGAAGTCGAACTGCCCGGTCTTGAGGAGCTCCTGCACCCAGGCCACGAGCTTGGGATCGTCCTTCTCAAGGCTCTTGCAGATGATGCCGAGGCTGGCCTTGAGGTTGTTGTCGCGGATATAGGACACGTAGCGCTGCCAGGGCGCGGAGCGGCCGAAGTCGTCGGCCTTGAGCAAGATGAGCTGCTGTTTGGCCGGTGCGGGAGCCGGTTCCTCGGCGAGGACGACTCCGGCTGAACCGAGCAGCATGAGCGTTGTGAGGATTGTGGGTAGCGAAAGGCTCAAGACGGACCTCCAGGAAAGGGGAGAGATGAGTTGCGGCCTGTCGGCAAGGCACCGTCGGCCTTTCGCCGCAGCAGCAAGGAGACCTGCCCGGAAGGACTGCTGCGTCTGGAGGTAGAAGGGGAAAGGTGCCTTATCCCCGGCCCCTCTCCACGAGTGGGGAACGGCCACGGCACCTCACCCTTGCCTGCGGCATTCCCTCTCCACGCGTGGAGAGGGAAGAAGGCTAAAGGCAAAGGCTGAAGGCAAAGGCACCTCACCCC
This region includes:
- a CDS encoding DUF2334 domain-containing protein codes for the protein MSLSLPTILTTLMLLGSAGVVLAEEPAPAPAKQQLILLKADDFGRSAPWQRYVSYIRDNNLKASLGIICKSLEKDDPKLVAWVQELLKTGQFDFWHHGYDHRLNFKDGDRTLCEFSGTSYEEQLDHFDRACNLAREKLGIKFQVFGAPGNAVDDTTIRVLAQHPEIQGVFYGPAKATTAHVFQRWANLEMPTFVPNSAGFIERYKWNASRPYLALQMHPGNWNDERFAEFEKIIAFLKTQNVRFVTAAELCKYLDETEPLPKTK